DNA sequence from the Penaeus monodon isolate SGIC_2016 unplaced genomic scaffold, NSTDA_Pmon_1 PmonScaffold_19728, whole genome shotgun sequence genome:
TAAAGAATGGGAAAGTCGTAGGACTTGATGGGATTCCAAGTGAAACGTGGAAGTGCCTGGATGACGAGGGTGTAGACATCTGTTACAAAAGATTTACCACCAAGAGAAGATACCAGACATATGGAGGGAAAATACGCTAGTTATGTAAGGGCAAAAGAGATGTACAGGACTGTGGAAACTACCGGGGGATAAAAATCATGGGGCACACCATGTAGCTCTTTGAGAGAGTGCTGGGTGCAAGAGAAGGTATGTTAGTGAGCAACAATTCGTGTTTATGCCAGGTAAAGGTATGGCATATGCCATCTTTATATTAAGGTAACTGATGGAGAAGTATGCcgaaaaaagcagaaagagataCAGTTATTGTTTATAGACTTAGAAAAGGCTTGTGGAAGTGTACTAAGACAAGAGATATGGGGatccatagatgaaaagggattTGCTGAAAATATATAAGGTTAGTAAATTATATGTACAGGGACGTAACAACACAAGTAAGAAGCAGtgtaggaatgaaagaaaagataagtgTACTGGTAGAATTGCCTCAAGAGTAAGCGCTTACCCATACGTCTTTGACCTAGTAATGGATGTATTAGCCATCGGAGTAAAGAAGGATGTATCATGGAGTATGCATTTTGCGGATGATATTGTTTTGGTGGTTACGTCAAAACTAAGTGTAGAGAGGAAGCTAGAACGATGGAGAAAGACTTTAGAAGGTAGGGGTTTAAAGATCATCAGAACCAAAACCGAGTATCTACCGTTTAATTGCCAAGATCACATTGAAAACATCAAGCTAGGAGAAGAAGTAAAATGTGTCAGATCGTTTAAACACCAAAAGGCAGAGACTTGGCCCATTAAAAAGAGCGAGGAAAGAAAATTCGAAGTAGCGGATGCTTTAGTGGATGTGTGGAGTGACCAAAAACGATAGGATTAGAAACGAGACCATAAGGGGTACAGTAAAAGtagcaaaaatatcaaagaaactaCAAGTCATTATATGACCATACAGTTGCATGGTCATGTAATGAGGAATGATGATTTTGCGAGTAAAAGGATAATGGATATGGACGTCAAGGGTGAGACGAAACGGGGAAGACTAAAAACCCGCTGGACAGATAGAATATCAAAAGACCCTCGGGATAAAAAGCTAAACAAGGACCTGGTACACGATCGAAGAGggtggcgatatatatatatatatatatatat
Encoded proteins:
- the LOC119569912 gene encoding uncharacterized protein LOC119569912, producing the protein VTDGEVCRKKQKEIQLLFIDLEKACGSGRNNTSKKQCRNERKDKCTGRIASRVSAYPYVFDLVMDVLAIGVKKDVSWSMHFADDIVLVVTSKLSVERKLERWRKTLEGRGLKIIRTKTEYLPFNCQDHIENIKLGEEVKCVRSFKHQKAETWPIKKSEERKFEVADALVDVWSDQKR